One segment of Carya illinoinensis cultivar Pawnee chromosome 1, C.illinoinensisPawnee_v1, whole genome shotgun sequence DNA contains the following:
- the LOC122292828 gene encoding probable LRR receptor-like serine/threonine-protein kinase IRK, whose product MRALLKMKSQLIGMFVLVLVTIGPVRVRSLNPSLNDDVLGLIVFKADILDPKGKLVSWNEDDDSPCNWVGIKCNPRSNRVSELNLDGFSLSGRMGRGLLQLQFLRKLSLARNNLTGSISSSIARVDNLRVLDLSDNSLSGAIPEEFFRQCGSLRVISLAKNKFSGKISDSLSSCSTLASVNLSSNQFSGSLPFGIWSLNGLRSLDLSDNSLVGELPEVIQGLNNLRAINLSKNRFSGMVPNGIGSCLLLRSIDLSENLFSGSLPDTLRKLSLCNYLNLCKNSFAGEVPDSIGEMKSLEILDLSANGFSGQLPSSIGNLQSLKALNLSANRFTGSLPGSMADCANLVALDLSRNSLTGDLPTWIFKSELQEVSISKNELGGSVSSHLSSSLGSSPGRLEILDLSHNAFSGGIASSLGVLSRLQFLNLSKNFLVGPIPATIGELKTLDVLDLSNNRLNGSIPLEIGGVVSLYELRLDKNFISGKIPASIENCSSLTTFIVSHNRLSGLIPAAIAQLTNLRNVDLSFNNLSGGLPRQLANLPHLLSFNISHNNLQGELPAGGFFNTISPFSVTGNPSLCGSVANKSCPTVLPKPIVLNPNSSSDSTSGSLPPNLRHKRIILSVSALIAIGAAAVIIIGVISITVLNLHVRSSTSRSAAALAFSAGDDFSHSPTTDANSGKLVMFSGDPDFSTGAHALLNKDCELGRGGFGAVYQTVIRDGHAVAIKKLTVSSLVKSQDDFEREVKKLGKVRHPNLVALEGYYWTPSLQLLIYEFISGGNLYKHLHEGVGGNFLSWNERFNIILGTAKSLAYLHQLNIIHYNIKSSNVLIDSTGEPKVGDFGLARLLPMLDRYVLSSKIQSALGYMAPEFSCRTVKITEKCDVYGFGVLVLEVVTGKRPVEYMEDDVVVLCDMVRGALEEGRVEECVDERLRGNFPAEEAIPVMKLALICTSQVPSNRPDMAEVVNILELIICPSEGQEELE is encoded by the exons aaaatgaaaagccAGCTAATCGGAATGTTTGTGTTGGTGCTGGTGACTATCGGCCCAGTTCGCGTGAGATCCCTGAATCCGTCTCTGAACGACGATGTGCTGGGGCTGATTGTGTTCAAGGCCGATATCCTAGACCCAAAGGGAAAGCTTGTATCTTGGAACGAAGATGACGATAGCCCTTGTAACTGGGTTGGCATCAAATGCAACCCCAGATCCAACAGGGTCTCCGAGCTCAACCTCGATGGCTTCTCCCTTTCGGGTCGGATGGGCAGAGGTCTTCTCCAGCTGCAGTTTCTCCGCAAGCTATCGTTGGCGAGGAACAATTTAACCGGAAGCATAAGCTCCAGTATTGCACGGGTTGACAACCTTCGAGTGCTCGATTTAAGTGACAACAGTCTCTCAGGAGCTATACCAGAGGAATTCTTTCGGCAATGTGGGTCTCTTAGAGTAATATCTTTGGCCAAGAACAAGTTTTCAGGGAAGATATCGGATAGTTTGAGCTCATGTTCCACTCTTGCGTCGGTTAATTTGTCGTCTAATCAGTTTTCGGGGTCGTTACCGTTTGGGATTTGGTCTTTAAATGGGCTTCGATCCCTCGATTTGTCGGATAATTCTCTTGTGGGTGAGCTCCCAGAGGTGATCCAAGGCTTGAATAACTTGAGAGCAATTAACCTGAGCAAGAATCGGTTTTCTGGGATGGTCCCAAATGGCATTGGAAGTTGTTTGCTGCTGAGGTCCATTGATCTTAGCGAAAATTTGTTTTCTGGGAGCCTTCCAGATACATTGCGGAAGCTTTCTTTGTGTAACTATCTTAATCTGTGCAAGAACTCATTTGCTGGTGAGGTTCCGGACAGTATTGGTGAAATGAAAAGTCTTGAAATTTTGGACCTTTCGGCCAATGGATTTTCTGGCCAACTTCCAAGTTCAATAGGAAACCTCCAGTCATTGAAAGCCTTGAACTTGTCGGCTAATCGATTTACCGGAAGCTTGCCAGGGTCAATGGCTGATTGTGCAAACCTTGTGGCGTTAGATCTCAGCCGTAATTCGTTGACGGGTGATCTTCCCACGTGGATTTTCAAATCGGAGTTGCAAGAAGTTTCGATTTCAAAGAATGAATTAGGTGGGAGCGTGAGCAGTCATTTATCTTCGTCGTTGGGGAGCTCACCTGGACGGCTTGAAATCTTGGATTTGTCCCACAATGCTTTTTCTGGGGGAATAGCATCTTCATTAGGCGTTTTGAGCCGCTTACAGTTCCTGAACCTATCTAAGAACTTTCTTGTTGGTCCTATTCCAGCGACGATTGGGGAGTTGAAGACCCTGGATGTTCTCGATTTGAGCAATAATCGGCTGAATGGAAGCATCCCTCTGGAAATTGGAGGAGTTGTTTCTTTGTATGAATTAAGGCTGGACAAGAACTTTATATCGGGGAAAATTCCAGCTTCAATCGAGAACTGTTCTTCTCTTACAACCTT CATTGTATCTCATAACAGACTCAGTGGCCTTATACCTGCAGCGATAGCCCAACTTACCAACCTGAGAAACGTGGACTTGTCTTTTAACAACCTTTCTGGAGGCCTGCCCAGGCAGTTGGCCAATCTTCCTCACCTTCTATCCTTCAATATTTCTCACAATAATCTCCAAGGTGAACTACCTGCTGGTGGCTTTTTCAACACCATCTCCCCTTTCTCTGTCACTGGAAATCCATCTCTCTGTGGATCTGTGGCGAATAAGTCTTGCCCTACAGTCCTTCCAAAACCCATTGTCCTCAATCCTAACTCTTCTTCTGATTCTACTTCTGGTTCATTGCCTCCAAATCTTCGTCACAAAAGAATTATCCTCAGTGTTTCTGCACTCATAGCCATTGGAGCTGCTGCAGTCATCATCATTGGTGTTATTTCAATCACTGTACTTAATCTTCATGTTAGGTCGTCCACATCTAGATCTGCAGCAGCCCTCGCATTTTCTGCTGGTGATGATTTCAGCCATTCTCCCACTACAGATGCCAATTCTGGCAAGCTTGTCATGTTTTCTGGTGACCCGGACTTCAGCACTGGCGCACATGCTTTGCTCAACAAGGACTGTGAGCTTGGTCGTGGTGGGTTTGGAGCAGTCTACCAGACTGTTATTCGAGATGGGCATGCAGTTGCAATCAAGAAGCTCACTGTCTCAAGTCTTGTCAAGTCTCAAGACGACTTTGAACGAGAGGTTAAGAAACTGGGGAAAGTGCGGCACCCTAATCTTGTTGCACTTGAAGGTTATTACTGGACTCCATCATTGCAGCTCCTCATATATGAATTCATCTCTGGCGGTAATTTATATAAACATCTCCATGAAGGAGTAGGTGGAAACTTCCTCTCATGGAACGAGAGGTTCAACATTATACTTGGGACGGCGAAAAGCTTGGCTTACTTGCACCAATTGAACATAATTCATTACAACATAAAATCAAGCAATGTCCTTATTGACAGCACAGGTGAACCTAAAGTCGGTGATTTTGGCCTGGCAAGATTGTTGCCAATGCTTGACCGTTATGTTTTGAGCAGCAAAATTCAGAGTGCTCTAGGGTACATGGCACCAGAATTTTCCTGTAGAACCGTAAAGATAACTGAAAAGTGCGATGTGTATGGGTTTGGAGTTTTAGTTCTAGAGGTGGTAACTGGCAAGAGGCCTGTGGAGTACATGGAAGATGATGTTGTGGTGCTCTGTGACATGGTCAGAGGAGCATTGGAAGAAGGCAGGGTGGAGGAATGTGTTGATGAGAGGCTCCGGGGTAACTTCCCAGCTGAGGAGGCAATTCCTGTAATGAAGCTAGCATTGATATGCACATCGCAAGTGCCATCAAACCGGCCAGACATGGCCGAGGTAGTTAATATATTGGAGTTGATCATATGCCCTTCAGAAGGTCAAGAGGAGTTGGAATGA